Genomic window (Sulfurimonas sp.):
CTGAAGAAAAAGGGAGAATCGTTGCCGCTAAAAAAGCAGCTAAAAAAAGAGCTACTTCAACCATAATGACTAAAGATTTTCTTCTTCTATATTTTGAACTATTGATGCAATAAGGGTAGCCCTGGCCTCTATAGATGCCCAAGCGATATGAGGAGTGATATATAGATTTTCTTTATTTTTAACACTTAAAAGTTTATGATTTTTACTCATAGGCTCTTTACTTAAAACATCTAAAGCAAAAGAGATGTTTCTTTCATCAATGATTTTAACAATAGCGTCTTCATTCACGATACCCCCACGCCCAAGGTTTAAAACAACTGCTCCATCTTTACATATTAACAACTGTTCATAGTCTAAAAGATTGTTTGTCTGCTCGTTTAAAGGTGCGTGAATAGAGATTATGTCACAAGTTTTCAAAAGTGCATCTAGCTCAACTCTTTTGTATGGCTGTGAATTGTTTTTTCCACTTGTTGAGTAGTAAAGAACTTCAGCTCCAAAAGCAGATGCTATACTTGCAACACCTTGACCAATATTTCCAAGTCCAATAATTCCCCATTTTTTATTTTTAATCTCAAAAAATGACTTTGATACATTTGTAAAAATAGGACTTTTTGAATAGTCTTCATTTTTTACATATTCATCATAATATCTTGAACTTCCAAGTAGATAAAAAAGCATAGAAAAGGTATGTTGTATAACTGAAGCGGTTGAGTAGCCTGCTACATTTTTTACTTTTATATTTCTATTTTTTGCACTCGCTAAGTCTATATTATTCATGCCAGTAGCTGCTACACAGATAAGCTTTAAACTTAGTGCATCTTTCATGTGAGCATCTGTTATAACAACTTTGTTTGTTACTATAACATCTGCATCTGTTATACGCTCTTGCACTTGCTGGGGAGATGTTGTTTTATAAACTTTTACATCGCCAAGATTATCAAAAGCATTTAAATTTGTTTCGCCAAAAGTTAAGGCATCTAAAAGGACTATATTCATTTTTTCTCCTAAGCGTCAGTTATTTTTTCTATAAGCTCACGAGATTGTTTCAACGCACTTTGTGCTTCACCAAAGACAAGAGCAACAGCCAAGCGTCTGCCCTCATGTGCTTCAGGTTTTGAGAAAACTCGTACAAAGGAGTTCTCACTAAAAAGACTATCATCTACATCCACAACAGGAGCATAGTTATGCTTTGTTGTTTTAAAAGCGGCAGATGCCCCATCTCCATAAAATGTAAAACCTAAAGGAAGTCCTAAAACTGCTCTCATATGAAGAGCAAATTCACTTTGAGATTGAGTTATTAGAGTTACCATTCCTGTATCATGAGGACGAGGACTTACTTCACTAAAATATACTTCATCACCTTTGATAAATAGCTCAACGCCAAAAAGACCACGACCACCAAGCCCGTCTGTGATAGTTTTTGCCATCTCCTCTGCGCGTTGTTTTGCAATTTCACTCATTTGCATCGGTTGCCATGAAAAAACATAATCTCCATCTTTTTGCTCATGCCCTATTGGCTCACAAAAAACTGTTTCTTCTCCATTTCTAACAGTTAGCAAAGTTATTTCATAATCAAAATCAACAAAAGCTTCAACTATTAACTCACTAGCATCCCCTCTTGCTTCTTTTGCTATCTCCCAAGATTTACCTACATCTTCTTCACATTTAAGAACACTTTGTCCATGTCCAGAAGAACTCATAATTGGCTTAATTACGCAAGGGTAACCCATACGCTTAGATGCTTCTCTAAGTCCTTCCTCGGTTGAAACAAACTCGTAAGGACCTGTTTGAAGACCTAAAACTTCAGCAGCAAAAGTACGAATATTTTTTCTATTCATAGTTTTACTAACTGCAGATGCATTTGGTATAACATTGTAACCTTTATCTTCGGCAGCAAACAAAGCATCTATACTAAGAGCTTCTATTTCTGGTAAAATATAATCAGGTTTTTCACGATATATGATTTCTAAAAGAGCATCTTTATCTTGCATATTTACAACATAAGAGCGATGTGCTACATGGTGTGCGGGAGCATTTTGATATCTATCAACTGCTATAACTTCAAGACCTAGCCTTTGAGCTTCAATAGCGACTTCTTTTCCAAGTTCACCAGAACCTAGTAACATTACTTTTTTTGAGTTTGATTTAAGGGGAGCGGAGAATTGCATATAACTTCCTAATGTAAAATATTAGAAGAATTATATCGTAAAATTTGTTTGCAAGAGAGTTCCACCTCTCTCGAGGTGTAACTAGTCTTTTACTTAGTTTTTCAACCCAATTAAGGTCTGAAGAAGTTGATCAGAAGTGGTAATTGTTTTACCATTTGCTTGGAAACCTCTTTGAATGATGATTAACTGAGTCAACGCTCGTGAAAGATCAACATTTGAAGCTTCAAGAGCAGCAGCTTGAATAAAACCACGACCTGCCGTTGCAGCTGTTCCAATAATAGGATCACCTGAATTGGCTGTTTGAATAAAGATATTTCCACCTTCTACTGATAAACCTTCATTGTTTGTAAACTTTGCCATACCAATTTGAGCTAGACCAAACGAACGACCATTTGAAAATGAACCAACTAAAGTACCACTTTGATCAATACGAATACCAATTAAATCTCCACCAGTAAAACCATCTTGAGAGATTCCAGAGGTTGCTGACTTAGAGTCAAAACTTGTCATTCCATCAAAAGAATTTGCAGTACCAAAGCTTAAATTTACTTGTTGGTCTGGCGCAGAACCATTATTTCCTGAAAAAGAAATATTTGGAGGGTTATAAGTTGCTAGAGAACCGTCATTGTTAAAACGAATAGAACCTATTTTTTCATTAAATGGTGCGATTGTGTCAATTGTCGCTGGGACAGGAACACTTACTCGCATATCCCATGTACTACCAGTTGAAATATCAAGTTGAGTTTTTCTAAATTCCATTCTAAGAGTATGCTTTGAACCCAACGAATCAAAAAGATCTATTGAACTAGAATGTGTAGCTGCATTAAAACTTTGAGAAAAAGCTTGTCCTCCACTAGCTTTAGTAAGAGTAGAATTTAAAGCTTCCATATTTCTCGTAAATCTAGTATTTGCAATTATAACTGCACCTGATGTTTTATTTCTATATGCTGTAATTTTAAGATTTATATCAAAATCATCAACACCATTATTTGGGTTTTTAACAACAAATTTTCCAGCGTCATTAACTTCAACCGTAATACCATTGGTTAAGGTACCACCACTAATAAAACCTTGATTCCTAGCTTCATCTTCCATCCATTTTCTCAAATCTGCCATGGATGTAAAAGTTTTATCTCCGCCGGCAATATTAGTAGCCGAAGATTTATTATACTGATATCTATGCGCAGTAACATTGGTGCCTGACGCCAACCCTGAACCAGTAGCAACAACAAAATCTATATTATGAGAAGCTGTACCTGAACCATTTAAATTAACAAATGTTATTTCATTAGCAGCATTTACTGAAGCTTTAACGCCCGTTATTGCAATTTTTGCATTAATTGCATTTACATAATTATTTGCTGTCTCTGCTACCGTTGCTCCTGCAGCTGCTGTAATTTGCACAGCATTACCAGGGATCCCCAGTTCTGGGTCTACATTAAAAGTTACATCTAATGCTGTATTAGCTACAACTGTTCCTGCTGTTAATTTTGAGCTTAAGAATGAAACCCAAACTCCCTGATCTTCTTGAATAGAAAAAGCTTTTCCTACTCCATTAAACATTACACCTATATTTCCTGCAGAAATTGCATTTCCATTTGCGTCAACAGCCGCTGGTTGAACATTTGTGCTTCCTGAACTTATTTGATAAGCTGGAGAAAAACTCTGAACGAGTGGACCAGAGTTTAAATTTGCTTTTAAAACGACCTCTTGTGTTGCGCTTGCTGGGGTTGTTAATCCTGGAGGAATATTAATATTTGTAATTGGTGCCGTTGCGTTAACTTTACCAGTTGATGAATCACGCAACCAACCTTGAACGATAAATCCATTATTATCCACAAAGTTTCCCCTTGCATCAAATTTGAAGTCACCTGCACGAGTATATTTATATGTGTTTCCTCCATCTGGAGAAACTATATAAAAACCATCTCCTTGAATTGCAACATCTGTGTTTTTATCGGAATTTTGAACTGAACCTTGTGAAAAAATACGAGTCATTGAAGAAACAGTAGAGCCAAGTCCAACTTGAACAGGATTTTTACCACCTAACGCTCCCTGAGGAGCCGTTGAAATAGCCCTTGTTTGAGCAAGGAGATCTGAAAAATTTGCACGAGAGTATTTAAAACCTACTGTATTTACATTAGCAATATTATTTGCTTCTACATCCATTGCCACTTGATGCGATTGTAGTCCGGATACACCGGAGAATAATGATTTAAGCATCTTCTATCCTTTATTTAACTATCTAAAAAAGATAGTATTAGTAAAGAATATATAGCATTTAGTGTGCCAACTTTAAACTGCTTATTAAGCGTCCATTTGCAATGCTTTTTGCATCATTTGATCAGCTGTTGTTATTGATTTTGAATTTGCATCATAAGAGCGTTGAAGGATTATAAGCTCGGTTAAAGCATTCGTCATAGTCACATTTGAGCCTTCAAGGTTGAAGTTTACTATATCTGTTCCTATAATATTTTTACCATTTGCATCTTTATAAAATATTGGTGCGCCACTGTTACTTCCTTCAAAAAATCTTACTCCACTTGCGCGTTCAAGTCCTTGCTCATTTCTAAAATGATAAACAGCAATTCGACCAACACTACTTTGTAAGCCATTTGTAAAAGTTGCAATAACTTCTCCATTTTTATTTACACTATAACCTCTTAAATCACCGCCTTGTGTTCCATCTGATACAGAAGAGGCACTAATTGGTAAGCTTGTTATAGCTGTTACACCATCAAATCCACTTCCTAAATCAATAGCAACACTCGCACCATTGTTATCAATATTTGTTAAGGTAGTGTTTATCAAAGCACCGCTTGAATCAAAGTTTGCAACACCAAGCTTGGTGTCATAGATAGTAGTTCCATCTAAAGTTTGAGTTGTAGCTTTTACATCCCATTGGCTTCCCGGTGGTGTTTGTACAGCCTTTTTTGTAAACTCTAACCTCAAATGATTCTTATTGTTTTGTGGGTCAACTACACCGGCACCAATCGTTCTTACTTTTGAATCAAAACCTATATTTCCAATAAATTTTGCCTTAGTAGATGCTTCTGCTGGATAAGTTAAACTCTTTGGAAAACGAAGTTTTTGCTGAGAAGCAACTTCTCCAAGAGGAACTTCTGCTAAAATTTTTGTAAGTACATTATCTTTACTAATATTTCCACCCATCGTTCCAAGAACATAATATCCATCTGGTGTCACCAAGTCACTTTCTCTATCAAAAGTAAAGTTACCTGCACGAGTATACTGTACATCTGCTTCACCTTGAACACCAAACCAACCATTACCAATAATCGCTAAGTCTGTACTTCTTTCTGATAAAATAATCACACCCTTATCTCTATTCATTGTAGATGTAGCTACTTTAACACCAGAACCTATAGAAGAAGTCACTACTGAAGTGGCTGCTGTATTCATAGACTCTTCAAACATAGAAGAAAACTCTACATTATATCCACGAAAACCAACAGTTGAAATATTTGCTATATTATTTGAAAGGATATCTATTCCTGTCTGATTAGATTGTAAACCAGATATTCCTGTATAAAAAGCTTGAGTCATCATAACGAACTCCTTTATATTTAATAAATTTCTTTTATCTTATTTAATGGGACATAGTTTGAACCGAGTTTAACTTGTACATCACCATTTTCAAACCTTACAGCTGTTATCGGATAAGTTCCAAGTCTTGTAGTTTGAGCTTCTCCCTTTGGATTCTTATAACTAACAGTCACATAATATATTCCACTTTCAGCAGCAGCTCCACTTTTAAGTTTACCATCCCAATCAAACTTATACACACCAGAAGCCTTTTTATCTAAGACTTTACCATCTTTATCCTTCATGTCAATAGGCATAGTAGCAATTATTTTACCTTTACTATCTAGAATTTCTACAGTACCAACTTTTATCTCTTGTGGAAAATAAACTTCAAATGTACTTGTAGAACTTTTTTTATGTCCAATAGCATTGCTCCCTAAATCTGCTGTTTTACCAATCGCTGCAACTGATGAAAAGTTTTGTGAGGACTTTAAAGAAGCTGCTAAACTTGCTAAAGCTTTATTGGTATTTGCTGATGCTTCTAAGGTTGCTAGCTGAGAAGTCTGCGTTAAAATAGTTTGACTATCCATAGGCTCTGTCGGGTCCTGATGCTGGAGCTGGACTAAGAGAAGTTTCATAAAATCATCTTTACCTAAAATACCTTTATTTTCAACTTTTTTATTAGCATTCACTTCACCATTTGTTGCTAGGTTTTGACCTACTGAATTAATAGCCATTTCATATCCTTTATACGTAGTTAGGAACTACAATTTCTAAAGAGCTTAAAACCTCTTCATTTGTTTCTTCATTATCATAATAGTTATATTCTTCATCAGCTTTTCGCTCATTTTGGCGGCTTTGCTGTTGTTGTGAAGCTTGTTGTTCTCCATTTTGTGAAGAGTTATTAAAGTTTAATGTAGCATTATTTATTCCATTATTAGCAAGCTGAACTTTTAAATCATTTACATTCATCGAGAGAGTATTTATCGCTGCATTGTTTGAGCTAATATTTACATGCAAATTTTTACCTCTTTGCACTATTGTTAAATCAACCTCTCCAAGTTTTTGTGGGTTTAGTTGAATCTTGATTCTAGTAAATGGAGATTTATAATCTTCTATCGCCGTTTTTACATCAGCAGAAATATACTTAATCATTTGCTTTGCTTCATTTAACTTTACTTCAAAACTATCTGATTTATGAGTTGTAAGAGCATCTGTTTTTGTAGTAGTTGAGGATGCCTCATGTTTTTCACCATGAAGTAATGCTTCTAATGACCTTGTTGTTTCACTTGGAGCAATTACTCTAGCAGTTGCCACAGAAAAATCAGCAGTCATTGAACTATGAAATGGTTTTTCGCCACGAAGAAGTAGCTTTAAAGTATCATCTGCTTTTTCTTTTGGTGTTTTTACTTCCATCTTAAACTGCTTTACTTGAACTATTTGCTCTGTTGTATGCTCTTTTGTATCTTGTGCTTTAAAAAGTAAAGTTGGTTTTACTTCTTGGGTACTTTTACTTACTACTTGTTTTTTATCTTCTACAACATTATCTTGTTGAGTATTTGTTTGAGCCTTTATTGCTTTTGAACTCTGAATTTCAAATTTAGCACTTGGTACAATCTCTGTTTTTTGCACCTTTGTAGTTTTATCATCTACAACGTGTTGCTCTTTAGTGTCTGTAATTTTTACTTCTTTAGCATCTATCTCTCTAACTTTCATATCACTTTTTAAGTTGATATTTTTTATTACTCTTATTTCTTCCATACTAATTTTAGAAATATCAATCCCAATTTTTTGAGCTAAAGTTGCTAAACCTTTAAGAGTTCTCGGAAGGTTTTGTAAATCTAATTTTTTATAACCCTCACTATTAATGATTTTAGATTTTAAGTACTCTTTAGCATCTGCAATTAAAATTTTCAACTCTTTTGAGCTTAAATTATGCATCAATTTTGGATTTAATTCTACAATCTCTTTAGTTTGTGTTTTGGACAAGTCATCATTTTTTAACAAAGAAAGAAGGGTATCTTCTTGTTTAGTTGATTTTAAAGTGACTTTTATTTCTTTTTCTTCTTTTGCTAAAGATAAAACCAAAGCTCCATTTTGAATTACTTTGTCATCTTTCTTACCAGCTCCTCTAAGTAGCTCTGAAAAAGATAGTGTCGGCTCTTCATCTGGAGTAGCTAAACTTAAAGGGGAAGATGGAGTTACATCAGTTTTTGTTTCTAATGAAATCATCTTTTGCTCCTTGTTTCCCCTGTAAATAGGGATTTTCATATATTAAAGCATAAATTATTCCATTATTTAGATTTTAAAAAACTTGATCTTTGTCGATACTATGCTCATGATTAAACTGTTTTATATTTTTGTACCTTTTTTACTCTTTGCCTCAAGCCCCTTTGATACACAAGAGCCAAAAAAATTTGACCTTTATGTTTTTGAGAAAAAAAAGAGTATTGAAAATAAAGAGGCTATTGAAAATAAAAAAATAAAATGTAGGTTAGTGTGCGATAAAAAGGTTTATAAAGAACAGAAAATATCTGAGGCTATAGAGTTTTATAAAAACTCTAAGGACTACTTTAAAGAATCTAAGTAATCTAAATCTTTTTTACAAAAATGTTTTACACTAGTTTGTAATACTCCTATAAGCTCATCTGCGTTTTCCCCATCTGAGGGGTAGCTAATAAGAAAAGAGTTTATAAAATTACCAAAAAAATCATCAAATAATTTTTTTACAATTTCTGCTCCATACTTGTCGGTATAAGGAAGAACGAAAAAATAATCTGCGGAGTTGTTGGCTATGGTGTCAGAGGTTCTTAGTATTTTTTCTAATGCTTTTGCGACTCTATCATCTTTTTGAGAAGAAAAATCACAATATAAAATTGTAAAACTTTCTGCTCTGTTTTCATCTAGTCTATCAGCAATACCTATATTTAAACGAAGAAGTTGTTTAAAATCTTCAAATTCAAAGTGAATACCAGCCATCTGTTCTTCCTTAATTTTATTTTATTGTATCAGTATATCTAAAATTTGTAAAATATTAAGCTTCAAAAGGGACTAATTCCCCCTGCTTTAGCTTCATTATTTTGCCACGAAACTTACGAATATAAAATGCTTTTTGCTCAAAAGAAATAGAGTTTTGAAGGTTTACTCTTTTTAACTCTCTTTCATAGTATCTTGTTAAAAAAGTAATGAGCTCTGCTTTTAAAGCTTTTTCATCTTTTAGTGCTTTTATCTGCTCATCAACCATAATCGCCATTATTTGCGGTTCATCTGTTTTTCCTAAAAGAGCAAGTGAAAACTCTTGTGAATGAAACTGCAACAAAGATGCGTCTATAGCATCTAAGATTTGATTTACTAATTCTGGCTGTTCTATAACTGTTTTTATAAGACTTAATTCCCACATATCTTTATGAGTATTCTTTTGAAGAAGAGGAGCATTTTGATTAGTTTGTGTGATTTTTACTAAAGATGGGCTAACACCTAAACCACCAAGCCTAGATGC
Coding sequences:
- the purT gene encoding formate-dependent phosphoribosylglycinamide formyltransferase, whose translation is MQFSAPLKSNSKKVMLLGSGELGKEVAIEAQRLGLEVIAVDRYQNAPAHHVAHRSYVVNMQDKDALLEIIYREKPDYILPEIEALSIDALFAAEDKGYNVIPNASAVSKTMNRKNIRTFAAEVLGLQTGPYEFVSTEEGLREASKRMGYPCVIKPIMSSSGHGQSVLKCEEDVGKSWEIAKEARGDASELIVEAFVDFDYEITLLTVRNGEETVFCEPIGHEQKDGDYVFSWQPMQMSEIAKQRAEEMAKTITDGLGGRGLFGVELFIKGDEVYFSEVSPRPHDTGMVTLITQSQSEFALHMRAVLGLPLGFTFYGDGASAAFKTTKHNYAPVVDVDDSLFSENSFVRVFSKPEAHEGRRLAVALVFGEAQSALKQSRELIEKITDA
- a CDS encoding flagellar hook-basal body complex protein; this encodes MMTQAFYTGISGLQSNQTGIDILSNNIANISTVGFRGYNVEFSSMFEESMNTAATSVVTSSIGSGVKVATSTMNRDKGVIILSERSTDLAIIGNGWFGVQGEADVQYTRAGNFTFDRESDLVTPDGYYVLGTMGGNISKDNVLTKILAEVPLGEVASQQKLRFPKSLTYPAEASTKAKFIGNIGFDSKVRTIGAGVVDPQNNKNHLRLEFTKKAVQTPPGSQWDVKATTQTLDGTTIYDTKLGVANFDSSGALINTTLTNIDNNGASVAIDLGSGFDGVTAITSLPISASSVSDGTQGGDLRGYSVNKNGEVIATFTNGLQSSVGRIAVYHFRNEQGLERASGVRFFEGSNSGAPIFYKDANGKNIIGTDIVNFNLEGSNVTMTNALTELIILQRSYDANSKSITTADQMMQKALQMDA
- the flgE gene encoding flagellar hook protein FlgE, coding for MLKSLFSGVSGLQSHQVAMDVEANNIANVNTVGFKYSRANFSDLLAQTRAISTAPQGALGGKNPVQVGLGSTVSSMTRIFSQGSVQNSDKNTDVAIQGDGFYIVSPDGGNTYKYTRAGDFKFDARGNFVDNNGFIVQGWLRDSSTGKVNATAPITNINIPPGLTTPASATQEVVLKANLNSGPLVQSFSPAYQISSGSTNVQPAAVDANGNAISAGNIGVMFNGVGKAFSIQEDQGVWVSFLSSKLTAGTVVANTALDVTFNVDPELGIPGNAVQITAAAGATVAETANNYVNAINAKIAITGVKASVNAANEITFVNLNGSGTASHNIDFVVATGSGLASGTNVTAHRYQYNKSSATNIAGGDKTFTSMADLRKWMEDEARNQGFISGGTLTNGITVEVNDAGKFVVKNPNNGVDDFDINLKITAYRNKTSGAVIIANTRFTRNMEALNSTLTKASGGQAFSQSFNAATHSSSIDLFDSLGSKHTLRMEFRKTQLDISTGSTWDMRVSVPVPATIDTIAPFNEKIGSIRFNNDGSLATYNPPNISFSGNNGSAPDQQVNLSFGTANSFDGMTSFDSKSATSGISQDGFTGGDLIGIRIDQSGTLVGSFSNGRSFGLAQIGMAKFTNNEGLSVEGGNIFIQTANSGDPIIGTAATAGRGFIQAAALEASNVDLSRALTQLIIIQRGFQANGKTITTSDQLLQTLIGLKN
- a CDS encoding flagellar hook-length control protein FliK produces the protein MISLETKTDVTPSSPLSLATPDEEPTLSFSELLRGAGKKDDKVIQNGALVLSLAKEEKEIKVTLKSTKQEDTLLSLLKNDDLSKTQTKEIVELNPKLMHNLSSKELKILIADAKEYLKSKIINSEGYKKLDLQNLPRTLKGLATLAQKIGIDISKISMEEIRVIKNINLKSDMKVREIDAKEVKITDTKEQHVVDDKTTKVQKTEIVPSAKFEIQSSKAIKAQTNTQQDNVVEDKKQVVSKSTQEVKPTLLFKAQDTKEHTTEQIVQVKQFKMEVKTPKEKADDTLKLLLRGEKPFHSSMTADFSVATARVIAPSETTRSLEALLHGEKHEASSTTTKTDALTTHKSDSFEVKLNEAKQMIKYISADVKTAIEDYKSPFTRIKIQLNPQKLGEVDLTIVQRGKNLHVNISSNNAAINTLSMNVNDLKVQLANNGINNATLNFNNSSQNGEQQASQQQQSRQNERKADEEYNYYDNEETNEEVLSSLEIVVPNYV
- a CDS encoding D-2-hydroxyacid dehydrogenase translates to MNIVLLDALTFGETNLNAFDNLGDVKVYKTTSPQQVQERITDADVIVTNKVVITDAHMKDALSLKLICVAATGMNNIDLASAKNRNIKVKNVAGYSTASVIQHTFSMLFYLLGSSRYYDEYVKNEDYSKSPIFTNVSKSFFEIKNKKWGIIGLGNIGQGVASIASAFGAEVLYYSTSGKNNSQPYKRVELDALLKTCDIISIHAPLNEQTNNLLDYEQLLICKDGAVVLNLGRGGIVNEDAIVKIIDERNISFALDVLSKEPMSKNHKLLSVKNKENLYITPHIAWASIEARATLIASIVQNIEEENL
- a CDS encoding flagellar hook capping FlgD N-terminal domain-containing protein; translation: MAINSVGQNLATNGEVNANKKVENKGILGKDDFMKLLLVQLQHQDPTEPMDSQTILTQTSQLATLEASANTNKALASLAASLKSSQNFSSVAAIGKTADLGSNAIGHKKSSTSTFEVYFPQEIKVGTVEILDSKGKIIATMPIDMKDKDGKVLDKKASGVYKFDWDGKLKSGAAAESGIYYVTVSYKNPKGEAQTTRLGTYPITAVRFENGDVQVKLGSNYVPLNKIKEIY